The following are encoded together in the Tepidiforma bonchosmolovskayae genome:
- the rpmG gene encoding 50S ribosomal protein L33, translated as MAKNKGDRIIIHLQSTEGPVYRYTTQKNRRNDSGRLELKKYHPGLRKHVLFRETR; from the coding sequence ATGGCGAAGAATAAGGGGGACCGGATCATCATCCACCTCCAGAGCACGGAGGGGCCGGTGTACCGGTACACGACCCAGAAGAACCGCCGGAACGATTCGGGCCGGCTTGAGCTCAAGAAGTACCACCCGGGGCTGCGGAAGCACGTCCTCTTTCGGGAGACGCGGTAA
- the secE gene encoding preprotein translocase subunit SecE has translation MARAQRRRAATVAPDGSQPAEGPRPARTSLPRPPATPGPIARPEAPKRSPFGFLKRLQPRFVADIIAELRKVTWPSFQETRYLTIVVAIVAVAMGLFLGAVDLLFGWIIERLFF, from the coding sequence ATGGCACGAGCACAACGCCGGCGCGCGGCGACCGTAGCGCCGGACGGTTCCCAGCCAGCCGAAGGCCCGCGCCCTGCGCGGACGTCGCTGCCGCGGCCCCCGGCAACGCCGGGGCCTATCGCGCGGCCCGAGGCGCCGAAGCGGAGCCCGTTCGGCTTCCTTAAGCGGCTCCAGCCGCGGTTCGTGGCGGATATCATCGCCGAGCTGCGGAAGGTGACCTGGCCGTCCTTCCAGGAGACGCGCTACCTGACCATCGTCGTGGCAATCGTCGCCGTGGCGATGGGGCTCTTCCTGGGGGCGGTGGACCTGCTCTTCGGCTGGATCATCGAGAGGCTGTTCTTCTAA
- the nusG gene encoding transcription termination/antitermination protein NusG encodes MNAPGRKWYFVHTYSGHENKVRNAIKATVERMDAGDKIFHVVVPTEDEIEIRDGQRRTVKRKLYPGYVLVQTIELKEGDPVSDAVWHLIRNTTGVTGFVSSGTRPVPLSQDEVNHILRAMRMEQPRVRVAFQPGQSVRIVDGPFEDFVGTVDEINTEKGRVKVIVNMFGRETPVELDFLQVERV; translated from the coding sequence ATCAACGCGCCCGGGCGGAAGTGGTACTTCGTGCACACGTACAGCGGGCACGAAAACAAGGTCCGCAATGCCATTAAGGCGACCGTGGAGCGGATGGACGCCGGCGACAAGATTTTCCACGTGGTGGTGCCCACGGAAGACGAGATTGAGATTCGCGACGGCCAGCGGCGGACCGTGAAGCGGAAGCTCTACCCCGGATATGTCCTGGTGCAGACCATCGAGCTGAAGGAGGGCGACCCCGTCTCCGACGCGGTGTGGCACCTCATTCGGAACACGACGGGGGTGACCGGGTTTGTGAGCTCAGGCACGCGGCCGGTGCCGCTGTCGCAGGACGAGGTGAACCATATCCTCCGTGCGATGCGGATGGAGCAGCCGCGCGTCCGGGTGGCGTTCCAGCCCGGGCAGTCGGTTCGCATCGTTGACGGCCCGTTCGAAGACTTCGTCGGCACGGTCGATGAAATCAACACCGAGAAGGGCCGCGTGAAGGTGATCGTGAACATGTTCGGCCGGGAGACGCCGGTCGAGCTGGACTTCCTCCAGGTGGAACGCGTCTAA
- a CDS encoding ABC transporter permease gives MAQEQAILDRPGTLGVPRSLSDRPVLVRALVHIGRFFRYKPLGGVGVVIIGLCVFAAIFAEAVDRYDPEDIFKATNPAYDPELAEKALVDPTIRLQYPPEKFEKSDLPIRFGGPSSAHWLGTDGLGRDLYSRIVHGSRTALYVGLGAALIATISGTIVGLASAYFGGFADFFIQRIVDTLQAFPPLVLLLLFGQVVANPTLTVNTIALGILGTASSARVVRSAVLAVREEVYVLAARTIGASDLRIMLRHIFPNITAPIIVTFTSSIGIYILVEATLAFLGLGDPTRISWGKMVEEGRRNGPSDPWMAFIVGMALTFVVLGFNLAGDALRDVLDPRLRGRGGRAGF, from the coding sequence ATGGCCCAGGAACAGGCAATCCTCGATCGTCCCGGCACCCTTGGCGTGCCGCGCAGCCTCAGCGATCGCCCGGTGCTCGTCCGGGCGCTGGTCCACATTGGCCGCTTCTTCCGCTATAAGCCCCTCGGCGGCGTCGGCGTGGTCATCATCGGCCTCTGCGTCTTCGCCGCCATCTTCGCCGAAGCGGTCGACCGGTACGACCCCGAGGACATCTTTAAGGCCACGAACCCCGCCTACGACCCCGAGCTCGCCGAAAAGGCCCTCGTCGACCCGACCATCCGCCTCCAGTACCCGCCCGAAAAGTTTGAGAAGAGCGACCTCCCCATCCGGTTCGGCGGTCCCTCCTCCGCCCACTGGCTCGGCACTGACGGTCTCGGCCGCGACCTCTACTCGCGCATCGTCCACGGCTCGCGCACCGCGCTCTACGTCGGTCTCGGCGCAGCCCTCATCGCCACCATCAGCGGGACCATCGTCGGCCTCGCCAGCGCCTACTTCGGCGGCTTCGCCGACTTCTTCATCCAGCGCATCGTCGATACGCTCCAGGCCTTCCCGCCGCTCGTCCTCCTGCTCCTCTTCGGACAGGTCGTGGCCAACCCCACCCTCACCGTCAACACCATTGCGCTCGGCATTCTGGGTACCGCAAGTTCCGCCCGCGTCGTGCGGAGCGCCGTTCTCGCCGTCCGCGAAGAGGTCTACGTGCTCGCCGCCCGCACCATCGGCGCAAGCGACCTCCGCATCATGCTCCGCCACATCTTCCCCAACATCACCGCGCCCATCATCGTCACCTTCACGAGCTCCATCGGCATCTACATCCTCGTTGAGGCGACCCTCGCCTTCCTCGGCCTCGGCGACCCCACGCGCATCTCCTGGGGCAAGATGGTCGAAGAAGGCCGCCGCAACGGGCCGTCCGACCCCTGGATGGCCTTCATCGTCGGCATGGCGCTGACCTTCGTGGTGCTCGGGTTCAACCTAGCGGGCGATGCACTCCGCGACGTCCTCGACCCGCGCCTGCGCGGCCGCGGAGGGCGCGCAGGCTTCTAG
- a CDS encoding ABC transporter permease translates to MRTYILRRVVVNIPVIWLVATLVFFATSVLPGDFVAQRIAAQDPTSTDPALRQAQIDAVRKDLGLDKPVVQRYFIYLGNLLRGDFGISYQTRESALQGMKEGLPYSLQLALMSLVISILTSIPIGIISAIRQDSLIDYVLRVFAILVLAMPNFWIATMALLYVVRWNLWEVPISSAPLLWEDPGASMRLFIIPAVVGGLASGAGVMRLLRSQMLEVLRQDYIRTAWAKGLRERVIIIRHALKNALVPVVTVLGLSFAGLLSGNVVFEDLFAIPGVGRRILAAIVARDVPVVQAFVLVIATFIVFVNLAIDLLYGVLDPRIRYS, encoded by the coding sequence GTGAGGACCTACATTCTTCGCCGGGTAGTGGTCAACATCCCGGTCATCTGGCTCGTCGCCACGCTCGTCTTCTTCGCTACGAGCGTGCTGCCCGGCGATTTCGTCGCCCAGCGCATCGCCGCCCAGGACCCGACCTCCACCGACCCGGCCCTCCGGCAGGCCCAGATCGACGCCGTCCGCAAGGACCTCGGCCTCGATAAGCCCGTCGTCCAGCGGTACTTCATCTACCTCGGGAACCTCCTCCGCGGCGACTTCGGCATCTCCTACCAGACGCGCGAGTCCGCCCTCCAGGGCATGAAGGAAGGCCTGCCGTATTCGCTCCAGCTCGCGCTCATGTCCCTGGTCATCTCCATCCTCACCTCCATCCCTATCGGCATCATCTCGGCCATCCGCCAGGACTCACTGATCGACTACGTCCTGCGCGTCTTCGCCATCCTCGTACTCGCCATGCCGAACTTCTGGATCGCCACGATGGCCCTCCTCTACGTGGTCCGCTGGAACCTCTGGGAGGTGCCCATCAGCTCGGCCCCGCTCCTCTGGGAAGACCCGGGGGCCAGTATGCGCCTCTTCATTATTCCTGCGGTTGTCGGCGGTCTCGCTTCCGGGGCGGGGGTCATGCGCCTCCTCCGCTCGCAGATGCTTGAAGTGCTCCGCCAGGACTACATCCGCACCGCCTGGGCAAAGGGCCTGCGTGAACGCGTCATCATCATCCGCCACGCCCTGAAGAACGCGCTCGTGCCGGTGGTCACCGTCCTGGGCCTCTCCTTTGCCGGCCTCCTGTCGGGCAACGTCGTGTTCGAAGACCTGTTCGCCATTCCCGGAGTAGGCCGGCGCATCCTCGCCGCTATCGTTGCCCGCGACGTGCCGGTCGTGCAGGCCTTCGTCCTCGTCATCGCTACCTTCATCGTCTTCGTGAATCTCGCGATCGACCTCCTCTACGGCGTGCTCGATCCGCGCATCCGGTACTCCTAA
- a CDS encoding ABC transporter substrate-binding protein: MSDNYWTRKLARQGISRRRVLGGAATAGIGAAALGLVGCGDDDDDTGSGSSTAPAGSGSPAASPTPAAQTPQKGGVARFVSANNTWDTFDVDRSRLSPVAWLMGMTNLGVTQWKSFTKAELEGGLAEKWEQPDPNTIVFTIRPNVFWHDKPPVNGRQANAEDVAFFINRNKNGKLLDGTEDPNFYRKSAFRNVDKVEVVDARTVRVTFSKPDPFFLTTLAGSYAKVQAPEAVRAFEKDYANMKPELVIGTGAFVLKKWSAEGDSEWVRHEKFHAQVNWDGVKWLPLFTDQSAQQAAFEQKQLDAFTPTQNQVIQDLLKRYEGKIHEVKIFSGNPQAGTYYGGAAPWNNPNLIGAIFRAFDRRALIQSLLQGKAVLSGNVPPTQAAFAITEKELITYPGYLEDRAKEESEAKKMWEAGGGPALGDIIVDIPDIWEGVYSGGAALITNQLKKVLGNNFVAKIEPYATITGKIVKQEYGNGKNNIWFGWITEVSDPEPTLLNYLQYNSSQPQFQQFGVKIDKVDQLTAQAVVEFDIAKRQELSKEVMRELVKNYGAGIPYTLVAVNSSLRWNYLKYPEAVAFVQQHQYGTQWWFDQKDPTWQGRPA, translated from the coding sequence ATGTCCGATAACTACTGGACCAGAAAGCTGGCCCGCCAGGGCATTAGCCGGCGCCGTGTCCTCGGCGGCGCCGCAACCGCCGGCATCGGCGCGGCCGCCCTCGGCCTTGTCGGCTGCGGCGACGATGACGACGATACCGGCAGCGGCTCCTCGACCGCGCCCGCCGGTTCCGGGTCGCCCGCCGCGAGCCCCACGCCTGCAGCCCAGACCCCGCAAAAGGGTGGCGTTGCCCGCTTCGTCTCCGCCAACAACACCTGGGACACCTTCGACGTCGACCGCAGCCGCTTGTCGCCGGTCGCCTGGCTCATGGGCATGACCAACCTCGGCGTCACCCAGTGGAAGAGCTTCACCAAAGCCGAGCTCGAAGGCGGCCTCGCCGAGAAGTGGGAGCAGCCCGACCCCAATACCATCGTCTTTACCATCCGCCCCAACGTCTTCTGGCACGACAAGCCGCCCGTGAACGGCCGCCAGGCGAACGCCGAAGACGTCGCGTTCTTCATCAACCGCAACAAGAACGGCAAGCTCCTCGACGGCACCGAAGACCCAAACTTCTACCGCAAGTCGGCGTTCCGGAACGTCGACAAGGTCGAGGTCGTCGATGCACGGACCGTCCGGGTGACCTTCTCGAAGCCCGACCCCTTCTTCCTCACGACCCTCGCCGGCTCCTACGCCAAGGTCCAGGCCCCCGAAGCCGTCCGCGCCTTCGAAAAGGACTACGCCAACATGAAGCCCGAGCTCGTCATCGGGACCGGCGCCTTCGTCCTGAAGAAGTGGTCCGCTGAAGGCGACTCCGAATGGGTCCGGCACGAGAAGTTCCACGCCCAGGTCAACTGGGACGGTGTGAAGTGGCTCCCGCTCTTCACCGACCAGTCGGCCCAGCAGGCCGCCTTCGAGCAGAAGCAGCTCGATGCCTTCACCCCGACCCAGAACCAGGTCATCCAGGACCTCCTGAAGCGCTACGAAGGCAAGATCCACGAGGTCAAAATCTTCAGCGGCAACCCCCAGGCCGGCACCTACTACGGCGGGGCAGCGCCCTGGAACAACCCGAACCTCATCGGCGCCATCTTCCGCGCCTTCGACCGCCGCGCCCTCATCCAGTCCCTCCTCCAGGGTAAGGCCGTCCTCTCGGGCAACGTCCCGCCGACCCAGGCGGCGTTCGCGATCACCGAGAAGGAGCTCATCACCTACCCCGGCTACCTCGAGGACCGCGCCAAGGAAGAGTCCGAGGCCAAGAAGATGTGGGAAGCCGGCGGCGGTCCCGCGCTCGGGGACATCATCGTCGACATCCCCGACATCTGGGAGGGCGTCTACTCCGGCGGCGCCGCCCTCATCACGAACCAGCTCAAGAAGGTGCTGGGCAACAACTTCGTCGCCAAGATCGAGCCCTACGCCACCATCACCGGCAAGATCGTCAAGCAGGAGTACGGCAACGGGAAGAACAACATCTGGTTCGGCTGGATCACCGAGGTGTCCGACCCCGAGCCCACGCTCCTGAACTACCTCCAGTACAACTCCAGCCAGCCGCAGTTCCAGCAGTTCGGCGTCAAGATCGACAAGGTCGACCAGCTCACCGCCCAGGCCGTCGTTGAATTCGACATCGCCAAGCGCCAGGAGCTCTCGAAAGAGGTCATGCGCGAGCTCGTCAAGAACTACGGCGCCGGCATCCCCTACACCCTGGTCGCTGTGAACTCGTCCCTCCGCTGGAACTACCTCAAGTACCCGGAGGCCGTCGCCTTCGTCCAGCAGCACCAGTACGGCACCCAGTGGTGGTTCGACCAGAAGGACCCGACCTGGCAGGGCCGGCCGGCCTAG
- the rplK gene encoding 50S ribosomal protein L11 produces MAKKVRAVLTLQLPAGKANPAPPVGPALGQHGVNIMEFCKEYNARTQDKIGLIIPAQLTVYEDRSFTFVLKTPPAADLLRRAAGIEKGSGNPRLNKVGRVTVEDIRKIAETKLPDLNANTVEEAMRIIEGTARSMGIEVVD; encoded by the coding sequence TTGGCGAAGAAAGTCCGGGCAGTGTTGACACTGCAGCTGCCCGCCGGGAAGGCGAACCCGGCACCGCCGGTCGGCCCTGCGCTGGGCCAGCACGGCGTGAACATCATGGAGTTCTGCAAAGAGTACAACGCTCGGACGCAGGACAAGATCGGGCTGATCATCCCGGCCCAGCTGACGGTCTATGAGGACCGGTCGTTCACCTTCGTGCTGAAGACGCCGCCGGCGGCCGACCTGCTCCGGCGCGCGGCCGGCATCGAGAAGGGGAGCGGCAACCCGCGGCTCAACAAAGTGGGCCGGGTGACCGTCGAGGACATCCGCAAGATTGCGGAGACCAAGCTGCCGGACCTGAATGCGAACACCGTCGAAGAGGCGATGCGCATCATCGAAGGGACGGCGCGGAGCATGGGGATCGAGGTGGTCGACTAA
- the rplA gene encoding 50S ribosomal protein L1, with product MPKHGKRYREAAARVDKSRFYGVDEAIALAKEIHPARFDETVELHIKTGLDPRHAEQQIRGSTVLPHGLGKVMRVLVFAEGEAAAAAREAGADYVGSDDLIKQIEGGFLDFDVAIATREMMGKVGRLGRILGPRGLMPNPRSGTVVGAEDIARSVQEAKQGRVEFRLDRLANIHVPLGKVSFEDHKLKENMAALIEAVNAAKPKEAKGQYIRSATLTTTMGPGIHLDLAQTLSLKLT from the coding sequence ATGCCGAAGCATGGGAAGCGGTACCGCGAAGCCGCCGCCAGGGTCGACAAGTCGCGGTTCTACGGTGTTGACGAAGCAATTGCGCTGGCGAAGGAGATCCACCCGGCGCGGTTCGACGAGACGGTGGAGCTCCACATCAAGACGGGACTGGACCCGCGGCACGCGGAACAGCAGATCCGCGGGTCGACGGTGCTTCCGCACGGGCTTGGCAAGGTGATGCGCGTGCTCGTCTTCGCTGAAGGCGAGGCCGCCGCAGCCGCCCGCGAGGCCGGTGCGGACTATGTCGGGAGCGATGACCTCATCAAGCAGATCGAGGGCGGGTTCCTCGATTTCGACGTGGCCATTGCCACGCGCGAGATGATGGGCAAGGTGGGCCGGCTGGGCCGCATCCTGGGCCCGCGCGGCCTCATGCCGAACCCGCGCTCCGGGACGGTTGTCGGCGCGGAGGACATCGCGAGGTCGGTCCAGGAAGCGAAGCAGGGCCGCGTCGAATTCCGGCTCGACCGCCTCGCGAACATTCACGTTCCGCTCGGCAAGGTGAGCTTCGAGGACCACAAGCTGAAAGAGAACATGGCTGCCCTGATCGAGGCGGTGAATGCTGCCAAGCCGAAGGAGGCGAAGGGGCAGTACATCCGGAGCGCGACGCTTACGACGACAATGGGGCCGGGGATTCACCTCGACCTTGCGCAGACGCTGTCGCTGAAGCTCACGTAG
- a CDS encoding universal stress protein, which translates to MRALVPLDGSDTALAILPAVRRLAEMAPGIELHLVTVLDPQAVRGRMERPVTEPLGAAVGTATIRIPAPRLIESHGEAIARKSTEWREKLEEIARRELPGTDTQVHVEWSHHTAKAIIELANELDVDVIAMATHGRSGLSHLLAGSVAEEVIRDGGRPVLVVRGK; encoded by the coding sequence ATGCGCGCACTCGTTCCACTCGATGGCAGCGACACGGCGCTGGCGATTCTGCCGGCGGTGCGCCGGCTGGCGGAGATGGCGCCCGGGATCGAACTGCACCTGGTCACCGTGCTGGACCCCCAGGCCGTGCGGGGACGCATGGAGCGGCCGGTCACGGAGCCGCTCGGGGCGGCGGTTGGGACCGCAACCATCCGGATCCCGGCCCCGCGGCTCATTGAGAGCCACGGGGAAGCGATCGCCCGGAAGTCAACCGAATGGCGCGAGAAGCTTGAGGAGATTGCCAGGCGGGAGCTGCCCGGGACGGACACCCAGGTCCACGTCGAGTGGTCGCACCACACGGCGAAGGCGATCATCGAGCTGGCGAACGAGCTGGACGTCGATGTGATCGCGATGGCCACCCACGGGCGTTCCGGGCTCTCGCACCTTCTTGCAGGGAGTGTTGCCGAGGAAGTGATCCGCGACGGCGGCCGGCCGGTCCTGGTGGTGCGGGGGAAGTAG
- a CDS encoding ABC transporter permease subunit yields MSLLTIQPPVRALARKELRELRRHRMIVLTATILPVAFLVLPVLNLLFYDPARAIGGPDFAVGQAMFCFFLTPVIMPATMAAYGIIGERDQGTLEPLLTLPLSDRQLLAGKVVAILVPTLAASFGIFILYMAIVAAVVEPPVRGPALDPAWPLGMLLSAPLLALFSTLTGLFFSARSKDVRIAEHLSGLILLPSMLPILLVVTRTIEPTLAAWATMAGVLAAIDAALWRVVVRAFDRERAISTI; encoded by the coding sequence ATGAGCCTGCTGACCATCCAGCCGCCTGTCCGCGCCCTCGCCCGCAAGGAGCTCCGCGAACTCCGGCGCCACCGTATGATCGTCCTGACGGCCACCATCCTGCCGGTCGCCTTCCTCGTGCTCCCCGTGCTCAACCTGCTCTTCTACGACCCCGCGCGGGCGATCGGCGGCCCCGACTTCGCCGTCGGACAGGCGATGTTCTGCTTCTTCCTCACGCCGGTCATCATGCCCGCCACGATGGCCGCCTACGGCATCATCGGCGAGCGCGACCAGGGCACGCTCGAACCGCTCCTCACTCTCCCCCTCTCCGACCGGCAGCTGCTCGCCGGCAAGGTCGTCGCCATCCTCGTGCCGACCCTCGCCGCCTCCTTCGGCATCTTCATCCTGTACATGGCCATCGTGGCCGCGGTCGTCGAACCTCCCGTGCGCGGGCCGGCGCTCGACCCGGCCTGGCCCCTCGGGATGCTCCTCTCGGCCCCGCTCCTCGCGCTCTTCTCGACCCTGACCGGGCTCTTCTTCTCCGCCCGCTCGAAGGACGTGCGCATCGCTGAGCACCTCAGCGGCCTCATCCTCCTCCCCTCGATGCTCCCAATCCTCCTCGTCGTCACCCGGACCATCGAGCCCACACTCGCCGCCTGGGCGACTATGGCTGGTGTCCTCGCGGCCATCGATGCCGCCCTCTGGCGGGTCGTCGTGCGGGCCTTCGACCGGGAGCGCGCCATCAGCACCATCTGA
- a CDS encoding ABC transporter ATP-binding protein, whose amino-acid sequence MKGAGPAIECDAVSRRFGERLALDRLTLTVERGEILGLLGPNGSGKTTTVRILATLLQPHGGAARILSWDVARQPMEVRRSIGVMPERPSLYDRQTVEANVRFWAEAHELPDPGTAVARALAFAGVADRQADLVGSLSKGLKQRVALARAIVHRPPVLLLDEPSSGLDPSAAAAMESLVRDLAREGTAILLNTHRLAEAERLCDRVAILREGRLVQVGTPRQVRAALLGHIVEVELAGVVDAPVRRAIESFPAVREVWWSASAVRCRLLDAERDTPDLVARLVSAGARIVAVRPAGDLERAYLELMSQPLPGSLAA is encoded by the coding sequence GTGAAGGGCGCGGGACCGGCTATCGAATGCGACGCCGTTTCCCGCCGGTTCGGCGAGCGGCTCGCCCTCGACCGCCTCACGCTCACGGTCGAGCGCGGCGAAATCCTCGGCCTCCTCGGCCCGAACGGCTCCGGCAAGACCACGACCGTCCGCATCCTCGCGACCCTCCTCCAGCCCCACGGCGGCGCCGCTCGCATCCTCTCGTGGGATGTCGCCCGCCAGCCGATGGAGGTGCGGCGCAGCATCGGCGTCATGCCCGAGCGGCCCAGCCTCTACGACCGCCAGACCGTTGAGGCCAACGTCCGTTTCTGGGCCGAAGCCCATGAGCTTCCCGACCCCGGAACAGCCGTTGCGCGCGCCCTCGCATTCGCAGGCGTCGCCGACAGGCAGGCCGACCTCGTCGGAAGCCTGTCGAAGGGCCTCAAGCAGCGCGTCGCCCTCGCCCGTGCCATTGTCCACCGGCCTCCCGTGCTGCTCCTTGATGAGCCCTCGAGCGGTCTCGACCCCTCCGCGGCCGCGGCCATGGAGAGCCTGGTCCGCGACCTCGCCCGCGAGGGAACCGCAATCCTCCTCAACACCCACCGCCTGGCGGAGGCAGAGCGCCTCTGCGACCGGGTTGCCATCCTCCGCGAGGGCCGCCTTGTCCAGGTCGGCACCCCCCGGCAGGTGCGTGCAGCCCTGCTCGGCCACATCGTTGAGGTCGAACTCGCCGGCGTCGTCGATGCCCCCGTCCGTCGTGCCATTGAGTCGTTCCCGGCCGTCCGCGAGGTCTGGTGGAGCGCTTCCGCCGTCCGCTGCCGCCTGCTCGACGCCGAGCGCGATACCCCGGACCTCGTTGCCCGGCTCGTCAGCGCCGGTGCCCGGATTGTCGCCGTCCGCCCCGCCGGCGACCTCGAACGGGCCTACCTCGAACTGATGAGCCAGCCGCTCCCCGGGAGCCTCGCTGCATGA
- a CDS encoding SDR family NAD(P)-dependent oxidoreductase, with translation MERRFEGKVAVITGAAGGIGRAAVARFAQEGANIVAVDLPGTALDEAVAEAEASGVRAVAVPADVTRSADVERYVAAARDRFGRIDAFFNNAGIEGWIGPMLNYPEDQFDRVLAVNVKGVWLGMKYVAPVMAAGGGGVIVNTASVAGLSGTPGIIAYGASKHAVVGMTKTAALELAPMRIRVCAVCPSPIETRMMRALERGINPDEPESVHQQLAATNPLGRYGEPSEVAALVAFLCSSDASYLTGTIIPVDGGRMAR, from the coding sequence ATGGAACGCCGTTTCGAAGGCAAGGTCGCCGTGATTACCGGCGCCGCGGGCGGCATCGGCCGCGCCGCAGTCGCACGCTTCGCGCAGGAAGGCGCAAACATTGTCGCGGTCGACCTGCCCGGCACCGCGCTCGACGAAGCCGTCGCCGAGGCCGAGGCCTCGGGCGTCCGCGCTGTCGCCGTTCCCGCAGATGTCACCCGTTCAGCCGATGTCGAACGCTACGTCGCTGCCGCCCGGGACCGCTTCGGACGCATCGATGCGTTCTTCAACAACGCCGGCATCGAGGGCTGGATTGGGCCGATGCTGAACTACCCTGAGGACCAGTTCGACCGTGTCCTCGCGGTCAACGTCAAAGGCGTCTGGCTCGGCATGAAGTACGTCGCCCCGGTCATGGCCGCGGGCGGCGGCGGCGTCATCGTCAATACCGCCTCGGTCGCCGGCCTGAGCGGCACGCCAGGGATCATTGCCTACGGGGCGAGCAAGCACGCGGTCGTCGGCATGACAAAGACGGCCGCCCTCGAGCTGGCACCGATGCGCATCCGGGTCTGCGCCGTCTGTCCGTCGCCGATTGAAACGCGGATGATGCGTGCCCTCGAACGCGGCATCAACCCGGACGAACCCGAGTCGGTGCACCAGCAGCTCGCTGCCACCAACCCGCTCGGGCGCTACGGTGAGCCCTCCGAAGTCGCTGCCCTCGTCGCGTTCCTCTGCAGCAGCGACGCCAGCTACCTCACCGGGACGATTATCCCCGTCGACGGCGGCCGCATGGCCCGCTGA
- a CDS encoding MFS transporter translates to MEYRWRVLAAVAFGTYMATMDFSIVNVALPTLAREFDRSPDTVVWAALVSSLVVTGLTLTAGRAGDLYGRKRVYIAGWAIFTVGMALASIAQTFEQLVAMRFIQSVGVALAIANGNAIVSEAFPPEQRGQALGTTGAVVGAGLMSGPILGGLILEAFSWHAIFALRVPIGIVALLLAWLVIRPSAPAPAPNGRRMDIPGALALFVTLSALLLAVNRGQAWGWTSAPILGLLAAALVALLAFLRIETRTPSPVVAPSLFRARAYTVGVTSLALNFAGQSAVTFLLPFYLQEVKGYSTGRVGLTVATVPLMMLLLSPVSGRVSDRYRFTHQATLGIALVSLGLLSLATITAETSALGIVARLAIVGIGTSIFMSPNSATIMNSVPPDRLGTASASVATARNIGNAVGLALASAVLVAVATASAGYRPERLADLPDAAIVDGVRAAFLVAGAAAATAIAASLFRSERRAPTASPAVALGEPLEKSAP, encoded by the coding sequence GTGGAGTACCGCTGGCGCGTCCTCGCTGCCGTTGCCTTCGGCACCTACATGGCCACGATGGACTTCTCCATCGTCAACGTCGCCCTTCCCACCCTCGCCCGCGAGTTCGACCGCTCCCCCGACACCGTCGTCTGGGCCGCCCTCGTGTCCAGCCTCGTCGTCACCGGCCTCACGCTCACCGCGGGGCGCGCCGGCGACCTCTACGGCCGCAAGCGGGTCTACATCGCGGGCTGGGCCATCTTCACCGTCGGCATGGCGCTCGCCAGTATCGCCCAGACCTTCGAACAGCTCGTCGCAATGCGGTTCATCCAGTCCGTCGGAGTGGCCCTCGCCATTGCCAACGGCAACGCCATTGTCAGCGAAGCTTTCCCCCCGGAGCAGCGGGGCCAGGCGCTCGGAACAACGGGCGCCGTTGTCGGCGCCGGCCTCATGTCCGGCCCGATCCTCGGCGGCCTCATCCTCGAAGCCTTCTCCTGGCACGCCATCTTCGCCCTCCGCGTGCCCATCGGCATCGTTGCGCTCCTGCTGGCATGGCTGGTCATCCGCCCCTCCGCTCCCGCACCTGCGCCGAACGGGCGCCGGATGGACATTCCCGGGGCCCTGGCCCTCTTCGTCACCCTCAGCGCGCTGCTCCTTGCCGTCAACCGCGGTCAGGCCTGGGGCTGGACCTCCGCCCCAATCCTCGGCCTCCTCGCGGCCGCGCTCGTTGCCCTTCTCGCATTCCTCAGGATCGAAACGCGCACTCCCAGCCCGGTCGTCGCCCCCTCGCTCTTCCGGGCCCGGGCCTACACTGTGGGGGTCACCAGTCTCGCCCTCAACTTCGCTGGCCAGTCCGCCGTGACGTTCCTCCTCCCGTTCTATCTGCAGGAGGTGAAGGGCTATTCCACGGGCCGGGTCGGACTCACCGTCGCCACCGTGCCCCTGATGATGCTGCTGCTCTCCCCGGTCAGCGGCCGGGTGAGTGACCGCTACCGCTTCACCCACCAGGCGACGCTCGGCATCGCCCTCGTCTCGCTCGGCCTGCTCTCGCTCGCAACCATCACCGCCGAGACGTCGGCGCTCGGCATCGTCGCGCGGCTCGCCATCGTCGGCATCGGGACGTCCATCTTCATGTCCCCGAACAGCGCCACCATCATGAACAGCGTGCCGCCTGACCGGCTCGGCACCGCCTCGGCAAGTGTCGCGACGGCCCGCAACATCGGCAATGCCGTCGGCCTCGCGCTCGCCAGCGCGGTTCTCGTCGCGGTCGCGACGGCTTCCGCCGGCTACCGCCCCGAGCGTCTTGCCGACCTCCCCGACGCAGCCATCGTCGATGGCGTCCGGGCGGCCTTCCTCGTCGCCGGGGCTGCAGCCGCGACGGCGATTGCGGCATCCCTCTTCCGCAGTGAGCGCCGCGCACCGACAGCATCGCCGGCCGTCGCCCTCGGTGAGCCGCTCGAGAAATCCGCACCCTGA